TCTTGAAAGAGAAGGGGTTGAGTTTTTTTACTCCTTATCGTCTATAAGTTTATTATTGATCTGAGCTTTTCTCTTGAGATCATCCTGTAATCTTTTAGTATAGACTTTAGCAGCATCGTAACCGAATGTTTTTGAAATATGGTTCATAGCAACAACTTCGATTATCACCGAGACATTTTTTCCTGGTGAAACAGGAAGATAAATAACCGGAATTTTTACTTCGAGAATATCAGTAAAATTATTACTTAAACCAATTCTTTCGTAATCCATATTATCACGCCAGGGCATCAATTCCACCTGAACTTCGATCCGTTTTTGAATTCTGACAGCTTGAATTCCGAACATCTTTTCCACATCGATCAGACCAACACCCCGGATCTCCATGAAATGACCGTAATCATTCGTCGAAGTTCCCATCAAAACATCGTCTTTATAAGTGATCTTCACAACATCGTCCGTGATCAGTCTGTGCCCTCGTTCAACCAGATCGAGAGCACATTCGCTCTTTCCAATTCCGCTTTTTCCGGTGAGCATGATCCCAACTCCAAAGACATCGATCAGAGTTCCATGAATTGTTTTTGATGGTGCAAAGACTACCCCGAGATATTTTCGCAAAGCATTGAATAATTTATCGGTTGATAATCTCGAACTTAAAATCGCCACATTCATTTCATCCGCAAGAAAGATTACCTGTTCGGGAACTGACAATCCCTTGGTGATAATGAAACAGGGAATTTCATAAACAAGAACATCTTTAACTCGATCATAAATTTCTTCATCTTTGAGTGATTGCAGATAACTGATCTCTGTTTCCCCGAGGATCTGGATCCTTTTATATGAAAATCGTTCCAGATAACCTGCAAAAGCAAGTCCGGGTTTATTCAGATAAGGACCTGTAATTTTATTCTCGAGAGTTTTAGGATTAGTTATCACGGATAGAGAAAAATCTTTCTCTTTATTCCGGAAAAACTTTTTAACACTAATTTCTTTCATAAGATATTACCTGAAAATTTAACTTGAAATATTAAATATCCAATATTAAGTATTAAATTTTTTATGGTTCGATCAGTTTATAATGAGCTTCATCTCTTTT
This Candidatus Cloacimonadota bacterium DNA region includes the following protein-coding sequences:
- the hprK gene encoding HPr(Ser) kinase/phosphatase — translated: MKEISVKKFFRNKEKDFSLSVITNPKTLENKITGPYLNKPGLAFAGYLERFSYKRIQILGETEISYLQSLKDEEIYDRVKDVLVYEIPCFIITKGLSVPEQVIFLADEMNVAILSSRLSTDKLFNALRKYLGVVFAPSKTIHGTLIDVFGVGIMLTGKSGIGKSECALDLVERGHRLITDDVVKITYKDDVLMGTSTNDYGHFMEIRGVGLIDVEKMFGIQAVRIQKRIEVQVELMPWRDNMDYERIGLSNNFTDILEVKIPVIYLPVSPGKNVSVIIEVVAMNHISKTFGYDAAKVYTKRLQDDLKRKAQINNKLIDDKE